One Pseudomonadales bacterium genomic window, CACATTCACCAGTGCATTTCGCACCTGCGTACCGGGCACATACTCAAACACCTGTGGATCGGTTATATCGATATTTTCAGCAATCAAAGTGTCCGTCCCGCCGGGGTTACTTTCGACAAAGGTGTTGTCGATGTTATAACCGGCATAAAAAGTCAGCGCATTGCTCGATGCACAAAAACGTTCCGGTTTACCGACGAGATAAACCCGTTGCGTGGGTGAAGTGCGGGTAAAACTATGCTCGCTTTGCAAGGGAATATCGGTGCGCGCGCCGGTTCCCGTAATCGTCGTTTGTGCGATGACTTCGCTGGCGCTATAGCTGTCTTTATAGAGTTCGCTCGGCGCGAGCGCGGCAATCACCGCATAATTTTGTGCTGCACTAGAGAGCGTAAAAGAAGCCGTGATTAAAGTGCTGACCGATGCAGGTAATACACCTTCATATGAACTTGCCCCCAACACAGGAAAATATTCAATGCAGCTGCCTGAAGTACTCACGCGCACGCTATTGGGTAACGCGTTACGTAAACGCCGGGTCATTTTCTCCACCGCGATGCGCCCAGCGGCTATTAATTTTGCGCGATCGGCGGACTGGGTGTATTGCTCCATGCTCTGCACGATGTAGCGCGTGGTGCCCAAGGCGAGAATCCCCAGAATGACGATGACCATAATTAATTCAATCAGGGTGAAGCCGACCTGTGTGTGTATTTTATTGGATGTCACCCTGCCACCTAAAAGTTCGCTCGATAGGCACTTAAATCCACCGGCGCGCCCACCGGTGGTGTCACGGTCACTTGAATCAGCTTAGCCTGATTACTAAGCAGCCCGATATCTGCTCCGGCATATTGCACCGTCACAGTTAACCCAAACCCAACGTAGGGGGCAACCAAGGTTGGCGTGTAGCCCGCATAATCATCCACATCATCATATCCATCTACACTACCTTCTTCCGGCCCCAGATTGCCAGCTAGGGTACAGGGCAACATCCCCAGCTCACCG contains:
- a CDS encoding prepilin-type N-terminal cleavage/methylation domain-containing protein produces the protein MTSNKIHTQVGFTLIELIMVIVILGILALGTTRYIVQSMEQYTQSADRAKLIAAGRIAVEKMTRRLRNALPNSVRVSTSGSCIEYFPVLGASSYEGVLPASVSTLITASFTLSSAAQNYAVIAALAPSELYKDSYSASEVIAQTTITGTGARTDIPLQSEHSFTRTSPTQRVYLVGKPERFCASSNALTFYAGYNIDNTFVESNPGGTDTLIAENIDITDPQVFEYVPGTQVRNALVNVSLNLLRSGDPVKISHTVQIRNVP
- a CDS encoding prepilin-type N-terminal cleavage/methylation domain-containing protein — protein: MHLCKSVSARGFTLIELIIFIVIIGIATTGLFAALNQHNLSSVNPLYQVRALELAQSTLDEILGKRYDESSPNGGFPPCDSGELGMLPCTLAGNLGPEEGSVDGYDDVDDYAGYTPTLVAPYVGFGLTVTVQYAGADIGLLSNQAKLIQVTVTPPVGAPVDLSAYRANF